A single genomic interval of Brevibacillus brevis harbors:
- a CDS encoding ABC transporter ATP-binding protein: MRFYTTYIKKYGVVAGISMFFLALEAVCDLLQPTILSHIIDTGVAKRDMDYVLKTGGLMLLVTALGAVAASIRNVLATYVSQNFGAQLRADLFAKVQSLSFENLNKFDRASLVTRLTNDVNQVQMFVNGMMRIFVKAPLMCIGGLFMATQLNVDLAVILAIVVPVVGLFIFLNMKIGFPFFLKVQQALDRVNGAMREYLSGVRVVKAFNRFDFERGKFTRANEELQSKSVSATRVMSIFSPAIMLTMNLGIVAVLWLGGLGVEQGSIEVGHIIAFTNYMTQILFSLMMISLVFNMFVRAKASAGRIGEVFAEENQMSWKEEQPHELPGQKGRIDFEEVSFSYDGEGGQQVLKQISFTCLPGETVGIIGSTGSGKSSLVGLIPRFYDVTEGTIRVDGIDVRDIEPKRLREKMAIVPQKTMLFTGTVMENIRWGKAEATHEEVEQAARMAQAHEFISTTPEGYETRVGQGGVNFSGGQKQRISIARALVKKPEILILDDSTSAVDVATEGKIKDALRAYASGLTCILIAQRITSVMDADKIIVLDNGVVAGSGTHDELMTSCQVYQEIFQSQIGREVK; the protein is encoded by the coding sequence ATGCGCTTCTACACAACATACATAAAAAAATACGGCGTAGTCGCCGGGATATCCATGTTTTTTCTGGCTTTGGAGGCGGTATGTGATCTTTTGCAGCCGACGATCCTGTCGCACATTATCGATACGGGTGTAGCAAAACGGGATATGGACTATGTGCTCAAGACAGGCGGGCTGATGCTGCTCGTTACGGCGTTGGGGGCAGTCGCTGCATCGATCCGCAATGTGCTGGCCACATACGTCTCGCAAAACTTTGGTGCACAGCTACGAGCGGATTTGTTTGCAAAAGTGCAGTCCTTATCCTTTGAAAACTTGAACAAGTTCGACAGAGCCTCGCTCGTGACACGTCTGACCAATGACGTCAATCAAGTGCAGATGTTTGTAAACGGCATGATGCGAATATTCGTCAAAGCGCCATTGATGTGTATTGGCGGATTGTTTATGGCCACCCAATTGAACGTGGATTTGGCTGTGATTCTCGCAATTGTCGTGCCCGTTGTGGGTCTGTTTATTTTCTTGAATATGAAAATCGGTTTTCCGTTCTTCCTGAAGGTACAGCAAGCACTCGACAGGGTAAACGGTGCGATGCGCGAGTATTTATCTGGCGTACGGGTTGTTAAGGCTTTCAATCGCTTTGATTTTGAGCGTGGCAAGTTTACACGGGCAAACGAAGAGCTGCAATCCAAATCCGTATCGGCTACGCGGGTAATGTCTATCTTCAGTCCAGCGATTATGCTGACGATGAACCTTGGAATTGTCGCGGTCCTCTGGCTTGGGGGGCTTGGCGTAGAACAGGGAAGCATCGAAGTCGGACATATCATCGCGTTTACGAACTACATGACGCAAATTTTGTTTTCACTCATGATGATTTCCCTGGTATTTAACATGTTTGTGCGAGCCAAAGCATCGGCAGGACGCATCGGGGAAGTATTTGCTGAGGAAAACCAAATGAGCTGGAAAGAGGAACAACCTCACGAGCTTCCAGGCCAAAAGGGGCGCATCGACTTCGAAGAGGTCAGCTTCTCGTATGATGGAGAAGGCGGTCAGCAAGTACTCAAGCAGATTTCGTTTACTTGTCTGCCTGGGGAGACAGTCGGGATTATCGGGTCGACAGGCTCTGGAAAAAGCAGTTTGGTTGGCTTGATTCCACGGTTTTATGATGTAACGGAAGGCACGATTCGGGTAGATGGCATCGATGTACGAGACATCGAACCGAAGCGATTGCGTGAAAAAATGGCGATTGTACCGCAAAAAACAATGCTGTTTACAGGTACGGTGATGGAAAACATTCGTTGGGGCAAGGCAGAGGCGACCCACGAGGAGGTCGAGCAAGCAGCACGTATGGCGCAGGCTCACGAGTTCATCTCCACCACTCCTGAAGGCTATGAGACACGCGTAGGGCAGGGAGGAGTCAACTTCTCCGGAGGACAGAAGCAGCGTATTTCCATAGCCAGAGCCTTGGTGAAAAAGCCGGAAATCCTCATTCTCGATGACAGTACAAGCGCGGTAGATGTGGCGACAGAAGGGAAGATTAAGGATGCGCTTCGAGCCTATGCGTCTGGCCTTACCTGCATCTTGATCGCACAGAGAATAACCTCCGTCATGGATGCGGATAAAATCATCGTACTCGACAATGGAGTAGTCGCTGGCAGCGGTACGCATGATGAACTGATGACCTCTTGCCAGGTCTATCAGGAAATCTTTCAGTCACAAATCGGCCGGGAGGTGAAGTAA
- a CDS encoding ABC transporter ATP-binding protein produces the protein MSQQKQQPVFSPRPGRGFGHGAARGPVSKPKNFSGTLKRLWQAFGKEKKLLPIVFVIVFVDALLMLSAPYLIGKSIDAMTGGEEALSFLSIIILALLGSYILDGALTFLQSWLMAGISQRIVTNLRQALFDKLQKLPIAYFDSRTHGELMSRLTNDIDNVSNSISQSTTQLMSGGIVLLGSLVMMLVLSPILTLACLITVPLVFLLTRTIAKRTSVLFKNQQMELGKLNGHIEETISGIQVVQAFNYEQKAIEDFTTINDRLCKIGMKAQVWTGFLMPIMNVINNLGFAMVAIVGGVLAVKGWITVGVIASFLSYSRQFVRPLNDLANIFNVLQSGVAGAERVFEVLDEQEEPLDSPVATVLAQPKGHVVFDQVSFGYRPDQPILKNISFEAQAGSTIALVGPTGAGKTTIVNLLTRFYDVTSGTIYLDGKDIREYSRDSLRRSFGFVLQDTYLFSGTIKENIMYGKPDATDTEVVAAAKMANADVFINRLPMRYDTMLTENGGNLSQGQRQLLAIARVILAKPSLLILDEATSSIDTRTELNIQDALLTIMEGRTSFVIAHRLNTIRDADTIMVVDRGEIVEKGSHDELIEQQGTYYQLFYNQFKNLEVAGE, from the coding sequence GTGAGTCAACAGAAGCAACAACCGGTCTTTTCACCAAGACCTGGCCGAGGGTTTGGACATGGTGCTGCAAGAGGTCCAGTGAGTAAGCCCAAGAATTTTTCGGGTACGCTAAAAAGGCTCTGGCAAGCTTTTGGCAAAGAAAAAAAGCTGCTGCCTATTGTATTTGTCATTGTTTTTGTCGATGCACTACTCATGCTGTCTGCGCCTTATTTGATCGGAAAGTCGATTGATGCGATGACAGGTGGCGAGGAAGCTCTTAGCTTTTTGTCTATCATCATTCTTGCCTTGCTCGGCTCTTACATCTTGGATGGGGCACTGACGTTTTTACAAAGCTGGTTAATGGCAGGCATCTCGCAACGGATCGTCACGAATCTGAGACAAGCCCTTTTTGACAAGCTGCAAAAGCTGCCGATTGCTTATTTCGATTCGCGAACGCACGGGGAGTTAATGAGCAGGCTCACGAATGATATCGACAACGTCAGCAACTCCATCTCTCAATCCACAACGCAGTTGATGTCAGGAGGGATCGTGCTCCTCGGTTCGCTGGTGATGATGCTCGTCTTGTCTCCGATCCTGACACTCGCATGCCTGATCACAGTGCCGCTTGTGTTCCTGCTTACACGCACGATTGCCAAAAGAACGAGCGTCCTGTTCAAAAATCAGCAGATGGAGCTGGGCAAGCTGAACGGGCACATTGAAGAGACGATTTCAGGCATTCAGGTGGTGCAGGCCTTCAATTATGAGCAGAAGGCCATTGAGGACTTTACGACGATCAATGACCGCCTCTGCAAGATCGGGATGAAGGCACAGGTCTGGACTGGCTTTCTCATGCCAATCATGAACGTGATTAACAACCTCGGCTTTGCCATGGTGGCGATTGTCGGAGGCGTTCTCGCTGTAAAAGGATGGATCACAGTAGGTGTGATTGCGAGCTTCCTCAGTTATTCCCGACAGTTTGTCCGTCCGCTGAACGACCTCGCGAACATTTTCAATGTGCTTCAATCCGGTGTTGCTGGTGCGGAGCGTGTGTTTGAGGTATTGGATGAACAAGAGGAGCCATTGGATTCTCCCGTTGCCACAGTGCTTGCACAGCCAAAGGGCCATGTCGTTTTTGATCAGGTCAGCTTCGGCTATCGTCCAGATCAACCGATTTTGAAAAATATCAGCTTCGAGGCACAGGCAGGGAGCACCATCGCGTTAGTCGGTCCGACAGGTGCAGGCAAGACTACCATCGTGAATTTGCTCACACGGTTTTACGATGTGACCTCAGGAACGATCTATTTGGACGGAAAAGACATTCGGGAGTATTCTCGAGACAGCTTGCGGCGCAGCTTTGGCTTTGTTTTGCAGGATACGTACTTGTTTTCCGGTACCATCAAGGAAAATATTATGTACGGCAAGCCGGATGCGACAGATACGGAGGTAGTAGCGGCTGCGAAAATGGCAAATGCAGATGTGTTCATCAATCGGCTCCCGATGCGTTATGATACCATGCTGACGGAAAATGGGGGCAACCTGAGTCAGGGACAACGCCAGCTTTTGGCAATTGCCCGTGTCATTCTCGCCAAGCCGTCGCTGCTCATACTCGACGAGGCGACAAGCAGCATCGACACACGGACAGAGCTGAATATCCAGGATGCGCTCCTCACCATTATGGAAGGGCGTACGAGCT